The genomic region AGGAAAGCTGCTGAGGCAGCTGCAGCCATACTTTCCTCAGGGAACGGCAAGATCATGGAGAGAACTGTATCCATGGATAGCAACTATCATGTTCCTGGAAAGCTTGGCTCACCGTACTCAGAAGATATGGATGACGAGATGCTGAAAAAGAAAAATGGGAACATGCTGAAGAAGATTGGTGTCTTTTGGAAGAAGCCACAGAAATAGAAATTCTGCCAGGCAGGTTAATATTCGCTCTGGTTACATCAACACTATGGTTCTGATCGTTGCAATTATTCTTGTTCTTCTAAGTTCTAACAGGCTTCCTCTCTATCCTTTGACAGATGTGGTTTTGGGTACACTGAAGTCATTTGGTTTAGCTGCAGGTAATTTGCTGAGGCTACTATAATTAGTGTGGTGGCTATGTACTACACAGATGATGATTATTTTGGTTCATTCTGTTCTACCAGAGTACTGTAATGATGAATTTTCTCTGCTTTATGGATATTGAGCTGTTAAGCCATTAGTTATCGAAGGTACATGGTACTGTGTATGTATCGGTAAGACAAATTCTGCTGTTATGAAGACAATTATGTATTAAAGTATTGAGCTGTTGTTCTTGATTATGGTCGTGTCCATTGTAGTTTCAGCTTTGACATGGCAGAGTGTAAGCCCCTGTTGGATAAAACTGGAATCAAGAATTTTAAGAGCAACTACTGTATTTGCAAGGAGGAGACTTTAACACTAGTTTTTATTAGAATCTTAAGTACACGACGAGTATCTTTCATCTATTTTAGTCCGAATACTCTTTCAGGAATAGGTCAGGTCATCTGCTTAGTTCTATCATGCAAATCTGAAATCTCAACTGTGACCGATCCGGGGAAATGTTTAGGACTCCCTACATTTTAGCATCGTTCAAAGAAAGCTGCTTTGGGTTACATCAAAGATTCAATCACCAACAAGGTGAAAGGGTGGAAGCAAAGCTACTCTTAGTCAGACCGTAAAAGAAATTCTGATGAAAGCTACTGCGACAGCTTGTTCTACCAATGTGGATGTCTACTATTTAGGAAGGTCTATTGGAGTTGGTCGAACCGTGAAGTCTCATTTGGGGGTGCTATCTTCATTTTAGCACCTCATTTTGCAGTAACCCAATACCATGAGGTGCTATATGGGAAGAGAATCAAGAGACATATATGGGAATATCACTTTCACTATTATTGATTAAAATATAATACGAGTATATGTAGTGCCTGTTATTTCGTTTTGCACCATATTCAAAATCTTTGATGTAATTGTTATTCCATTTCTGGGTCGTCTAACCCCTTTCAAACATGTTTGTTTAGTTCAACATGTAATGTTGCTCCTGCTGGCTTTGCCTCTTTCTTTGGTGGTTAATGGTCAACAACTATAGAATAGAGTGAAACTCTGTATGGCAGAGTGTTACATGGCAACAAAAAACAAACAAACAGTAGGAAGCCAAGAAGAGACCTTAATAGTGGAGGGACAAAAAAAAATAAAAAAATTGAGTCTTAGCGACTTAAATAACCTAAATTTCAAATCAGATTTAAATTAAGAAAAAATAAACTTGTAGACTCTCAAATAAGTGAGCAAAAATAATATCATGCCTATGTAGATATACACATATAATCTCATTCGTATCGTTATGTGTGGATGTACCAAAAATTCTCTAGAGACATTTGTAATATCTCTATTATCTTGTGAAAAAATAAAAAGATTCAGGGGATCAGGGATAGTGGGTGCGGGTCGAGGCTGATAAAGGCCCATTTCATTAGTAAATCTATATCGAAAGCCCAAAAGAAGGAGGTATATTTAAGTGGGTAGAACAAGGCACTAGGGTTTCCCATCGCCTTATTAAAGCTCTGGTTGCTCTCTCCTGCCGCGCCGAAGCTCTCTCTCTCTCTCTGTCGCAGTCGCTGCTTTGAGCCTCTTCGCCCTCACTCATCATCATGGGGTCAGTCTCCTCCTCCTTCCTTTCAGATCGATCCTCTCTCACTCTTTGTTTCTCTTCTCTTAAATTATTTCATGGTTAAAGCTTCTCGTCTAGGATCTACCCAAGTTTCAGTTACCTAGTTGAATAAGATGGTAGAATTGTCTGGAATTAGTACAGTTTCTTTTAGTAGTTGATGTTGAATATTTGAAAACTTTGTATACTGTTCTTCGGTGTTTGTTGAGTAATTAGTTTGAGTACCGAAATTTTGTAGTGGCTAGGTTGCTAGATTGTTCGTTGTCGAAGATTTTATACCTTTGAATCCATGTGCAGTGAGAATACATAGATTTATAGTTATTGAGATTATGTTTAACAGTCAGTTTGATGAAGTGGTAGTGTAAAATTTAGAGTTTAATGAAATGAAAGGTGTAGCCTTGTTTTGTACATCAAATGTGAATTGCTTTTCAGGTTTTGTTGGGAATTTTGTCAACTGTGAAATTATTTCTGTGTGCCAAAGCTTATTGAGCTTTTCATCCTTGAAAGGAGTATGAACCATTTACGGTTTGCCCAGTTGTGTTTTTGTATTTGTAAGATTGAGTTTTTATGTTTTTGGTGTGTTGAGTTAATCTGTAGAAAAGCTCTCGGCTTGAAAACTTGTTTGTTTGGGCTTGAACTGTTAATCTTCAAATTGTATAACTGCTAATGGATTTGAATGCCAGGCTATCTTCATCCATCAGTTCTTAGATTATATGAATATAACAATGCTTCAAACATCAATTGTGTGGGAATTTTTTGTTGGTTTGTATTTGCTCTGAGCCCTGCTTGAAATGCTTTACTTTACTTAACACTGCTAGCCAATTTTTACAGGAAAACACGTGGAATGGGAGCAGCTCGCAAGCTGAAGAACCACCGTAGAAGGCAAAGGTGGGCTGACAAGTCATACAAGAAGTCCCATCTTGGAAATGAGTGGAAGAAGCCATTTGCTGGATCTTCTCATGCTAAGGGAATTGTTCTTGAGAAGATGTATGGGAAATAGTCTTGATGGAATTTTCTTTTTAAACCAACTTGTTCAGTTGGAATATTTGAGCATGTAGTCCTAACTGGTTTTGGTGATTATTTTGCAGTGGTATTGAAGCTAAGCAGCCTAACTCTGCCATTAGGAAGTGTGCTAGGGTTCAGCTTATCAAGAACGGGAAGAAGATTGCTGCCTTTGTGCCCAACGATGGTTGCTTGAACTACATTGAAGAAAATGTGAGTATAATGGAGAAGTATTTCGTGTTGTACCAGTATTGAATTATGTTTTGTGGATTTACTGATTATTGTGTCTACATGCAGGACGAGGTGTTGATTGCTGGGTTTGGACGTAAGGGTCATGCTGTTGGTGATATTCCCGGAGTTAGGTTTAAGGTTGTGAAGGTCTCAGGTGTGTCACTCTTGGCTCTCTTCAAGGAGAAGAAGGAGAAGCCTAGATCTTAAGTTTATGGTTCATGAGTTGAGCTACTGAAATGTTTTGATTCAGATACAATTTTGTCATCACTCTTAAGACCATGCTTGGCAATCAGATGCTTATGCTTTGTTTTTTGAAATTTCAGTGGTTGTTTCGGTTCTTACTCTATTCTGTGTTCAAATGTTATATCCTTGTCATTATGTAGCTCAACATGTTTTCAAAATCTTCGTTCCAGTTTGACATTGGTTCAGTTGACTTTTTCGAAGATGTCGGCTGTTCTGGTGAGAACCCAAATCTGATTTATGTAATGCTCTTGCCACCATTAAACTTGAACTCGAGGGTCTCATCTAGTCGGAAATGATAAATGTTTGGAATTTTGCAACCCTAAATCGCGTCAATTATTGTTGACCACATGAGCAATCTGTTTTGCCAATTGATCCGAGTTGATTGGATTCATGTGTGGGTTGAAGGTGGAAATAAGCTTAAATAACACGGTAGCAAAATTAAACTCTTTGTCGATCCTAAGGGAGTTGCTGCGCACAGCTTCTTCTGCTTCGTATTGCAACAGAAGAGACGTTATGTCTTCTCTTCACTCCATTGTTTTTAACTTCAGCAGTCACTTTAGCCTCGTGTCATTCTCAACCTCCAAATCCAATCAAGACCAGAAACACCCAGATTGTTAAGACTGCTGCAACTGTTGCTGTCTTAGTCTGGGTCAGTTAACTACTTCACAGGTTTTCCCTCCCTCCCATAATCATGTGTGGGGAGCTCTCATTGTATTTCATGACAGGCTGACATGAAATACCATCAGATTCTTCTTCTTTTTTGATTGAAAATGACTTGTATAAACTCAACGAGAAATACATCAAATGGGCTGGTCGTGCAAACCCTTCGGCAGAGAGGGGATTGATTGTGCTTTACAGCAATTGTGTTTCAGGTCGCTAGCTCATACTTTCAACACATAATTAAATTATTAAAATGCTTTTGTTTCATTGTCTTTCTTATAAAAATAATTGTTTGAACAAAATAAAATTACAAAAATCAGGAAAAGGAAAACAATATATATATATATATATGAAGATGAAACTGAACAGGGTGTGCCCGTAGAATGAATCTCCAATGAAAACAACCTTTGTCGAATTGAACTGAGCTCTGTCTAGAGATTCAATCCTCGAAATTTATTTCCCTACTACCATTTGAAGTGAGAGAATCAGATTTGCTGAAGACGATGATGATAATGCGCGGCAGCAGCAGAGGACGAAGAGGTATGCCTTTCCGTCTCTTTGATGATTTAGTCAGCCATAACTCGGCCTTGTTTCATTCTCAAACCTCTAAACCAAAGTCTACAACCACCCAAGTTGCCCAGATCGGGACAGAGCTCAATATCAGTAATCTTGAATATGCCCGCAAGGTGTTCAATGAATTGCTTCACAGGCGTCCTCGGCCTTCTGTTGTTCTTTTCAATCAAGTCTTGTGTCAAGTCGTGGAGCTGAAGCACTATGCGGAAGCCATCACTTTGTTTCAACAAATGCGTCTCTCTGGAATTAGTCCCAGTAATTATTCTCTAAATATACTCATGAACTGCTATTCCCATTTGAACCGAGTTGGGTTCAGTCTATCCGTATTGGGTCTGTTCTTCAAATCTGGTCTCCAACCGGATGACACGACTTTTACCACTCTTATCAAAGGCTTTCTTCTTCAGAACAGAGAGGCCAATGCTGCATTAGTTTTCAGAAAAATGGTGGAGGCAGGTATTCAGCCCAATGTGTTCACTTTCGGCAAATTGATAAAGCGCTTGTGCAGCAAGGGTAACAATGTTGCAGCCATTCAATTGTTAAGAAGAATGGAAGGAGGACCTTGCAAGCCTGATGTAGTTGTGTACAGCATGATCATCGATAGTCTCTGTAAGAATGCCATGATTGTAGACGCACTGAACCTCTTCTCTGAAATGCTCAGTAAGAGAATTACCCCAAACGTCATTACATATACCTCTTTGATTGATGGACTTTGCAAAGTAGGACACTGGAAACAGGCTACAAGGTTGTTGAATGAAATGGTGAGTCGAAATATTATTCCAAATGTTCACACCTTCGGTCTCTTGGTTGATTCCTTCTGTAAAGCAGGGAAGGTTCTGGAAGCTGAAACTGTGATTCAAATGATGATTCGCACAGATATGGAACCTAATGTGGTTACATACAATTCACTTATGGATGGTTATTGTTTGTGCGGAGAAATGAGCAAGGCAAAAGTAGTTTTTGATCGGATGGTTAGCAACGGCTACCTGGTTAACGTTCACAGTTATAACATATTGATACATGGATATTGTAAGCAGAAAGAGATTGATGAGGCAACAATTCTTTTTCAGGAAATGTCTCACAAAGGAATTGTTCCAAATACTGTTAGTTATAACACTCTTGTGGATGGTTTCTGCAAAGTCGGGAGGATACAAAGTGCAAAGAAGTTGTTCTCGGATATACAAGCTTGTGGTCAACTTCCAGATGTTCAAACTTATGCTATTTTACTGGAAGGCATATGTAAAAACCAACAGCTTTCAATGGCAGTTGAATTGGTTAGAGAGATGGAAGGCAAAAAGTTGTATCTGGATATTGTAGTGTACAATACTCTTATTCAGGGTTTGTGCAAAGATGGACAGATTGAATATGCAAAAGAAGTCTTCTGTGGGTTATCATCCAGGGGACTTCAACCTGATGTCCGGACATATAACATATTGATCAAGGGGCTTTGTCATGGAGGCCTAATGAGTGACGCAGTGAAGTTGCTAAAAGAAATGGAAGAGAAAGGATATCGTCCAGATGGTTGTACTTATAACATGTTTATCCTGGGGTTGATTAAGGATAATGAGACAGTACGGGCAAAGAAACTTATTCAACATATGGTGGAGAGTGGTTTCCCTGCAGATGCAACTGTGGGATTGATAGCTGAATTTTTCCCTAAAGTGAAAGGATATCGTCTAGATGGTTATAACACGTTTATCCTGGGGTTGATCAAGAATAAGAGACAGTACGGGCAAAGAAACTTATTCAACATATGGTGGAGAGGGGTTTCTCTGCAGATGCTACTGAGGGATTGATAGCTGAATTTTTCCCTGAAGTGAAAGTAGATCCTGGAACAGCCATTGTTAGAAGGTTCAATATAAACTGAATTATCTTTCAGTATTACTGTCCTGTAGCAATATAAGTTCCATTCTATTGCATGTACTAGCTTGATTAGTGATATGATATATGAGTATGCAAATATGGGCCTTTGGGCTATGTGGAAATAAGCTAATTGATTTTTGTATGTTGTGTCTATGACTACCTCTGTCGCGGCAGGATGGCGAAAAAAAAAAATCGAGGTAGCATTTGTGATATGTAATAGTAGAATCACTAGAATGTAATGTCCTTGCTTTGGATCGAAAACTTTTAATTGAAAACATGCTACGAGCTGGTTTAACCATCCTGCTGGTATGGATGTCGATAATACAACATACTGTAATACTTCTTTTTTCTGCAAGCTATCATTGTCCATGGTTATGAAGTTCTGGAAATTGAGACTGGGAGAAAGCGGAAAAGGCAGTGAATTTGTTAACTAAGTTGCTATCCTAATTGTTTTAGCTCTTGTGGTTGTAACTTGTAACTTGGATACTGATTAATAGTGCATTTCATTGGAGAATATCATAAGAGAGTTTTGTGTTCCTCCATAATTTACAGTATACAAAGCCATGTTCATCTGGTCAGTCAGTGACTTAGAGATTTATGGTCAATCACCCCTAAATGTAAATTGGAGTAGGAGAAATTACTGATCACTCCATTAACTTTCATGCGCTCGACAGTTTACTATCCATTAACTTTCAATTTCAATCGATCACTCCTCAAACTATCTAATGTCACACAATTAGGTTCATCCGTTAAGTGGCCGTCCAAATCAATGGTTAAGTTGCTAACTGGACATATTTTTCAATTGGAAATTCCATTTAACACCCCACCTCTCTCTCTCTCNNNNNNNNNNNNNNNNNNNNNNNNNNNNNNNNNNNNNNNNNNNNNNNNNNNNNNNNNNNNNNNNNNNNNNNNNNNNNNNNNNNNNNNNNNNNNNNNNNNNNNNNNNNNNNNNNNNNGTGGACCTACTTTGGACGACTGGTCGTCCACAACTCAGAAACTATCGGTTGAAGCGCCACCAACTAGTGACCGGTCATCCGATCTGATCTCAGCGAGCGACGCAGAGTCCTAGCGACTGGTCCGCCGGTCGACTTGGACTCCGGTCTGGACGTCACCGGCGGTTGTCAAAAAGGGAAAAAAAAACTGGTCTTGCCGGTGGTAGTCGAACCCAGCCGCTCGAATTGGAGAAGCTCGAATTAGTGGACCTTGATTCCACTCGAATCGATCGAGGCGAGGTATTGCGCGGTGGCCGGCCGGCGAGGTCTGGTCCGTAGTTGGTTGACAATTGTTCAGTAGGCTCCGGTCCACCACCTTGTCAGGCCATCGATACAGAGGATTTAGGGTTCGTGGATGGTGTTGTTTAGGGTTTGGTTGGCGGCGAAAGGAGAAGATTGTTGTGAGGGTTTGAGTTTTAGGCTTCAGGAGAGAGATGCGGGGTAGGTGGGTTTGAGTTTTTGGTGTTCGGGAGAGAGATGTCGAGGAGCTNNNNNNNNNNNNNNNNNNNNGTTGAAAAATAATGTCCAGTCAGCAACTTAACCAGTGATTTGGACGACCACTTAGCGGATGGACCTAATTGTGTGACATTGGATAGTTTGAGGAGTGATCGATTGAAATTGAAAGTTAATGGAGTAAACTGTCGAGCGCATGAAAGTTAATGGAGTGACCAGTAATTTCTCCATGTAAATTTAATGGTGGGGAGAATTATTTTTAAGTAAAGTTGTTTTGTTTTTAACTCTTGGATGCAAGTCTAATAGTGATTGACTATGAATCTCTTTCTTGCTCATTTTAACAGACCCGGTCTTGTTTGATCTATATTTTACTTGTACATTTTGTCGAAAACCCAAGTTATAGATATTGATTATTATTTATAATTTTATATATTATAATATATATGTGACAGGGTGTTAACTACCACTTCTAGCTTTGCTTCTTCATTGATCTTTTGTTCTTGAAATTTGCAGAAGCCTTTATTCTTTGTTTCGAGTTCGTTTAGATAATGAAAATCCGATAATGGGTTTTGCTTTGTTGTTTCAATAACCTGGCCAACTAGCTTCTTCATTTCAAGCTTATATAATATTGTGTGTTGCCTTTCGACTTGCGTATGCTACATTGGAAAGTTTATCCTTTTATTTTTTTTAGACAAAAACAAAGATTACAGTGAGGCGCCTCTAGAACAACCAAATTACACAAATCAAATTGAAGAGCTTGCGAGGCTTGAGAGGGAATGCTCCCAATCCAGATCATCGAAGAAGAGGGACTATGACCGATATCAGCTAAAGCATCCGTCAGGAAGTTGGCTTCATGGAAAATATGGTAAATTTGACATTGTTGAAACCATCAGCAATGAGGAGGATATCTCTGATGAGAGACTTGAGACGCCAAGGGGGCTCCCAAGTTTTGTTGACACGGTTGACAACTAAGAGGGAATCTCCTTCAATCACGACTGATTTGAAATTGAACCTCTTAGCAGCCAAAAGAGTGAAAGACCATCTTTTAAGGCATAACATTCCCAATTGGAACACTTGAATGAGAGAGTCGACGAGCGCCAACAACTTGGGGATTACCAGCCGAATCTCTAATGACAAAGCCAATTGTAGAAGACAAAGAAGTGACTGACCCATCAAAATTAAGCTTCATCCAGTTACGGGCAGGAGGAATCCAACTAATCACCTCAGCAACAAAGGATGCATGAGGAGAGGTGACATTATTCACATCTCTGAAGAAGAACTAATGGAAAGTTTATCCTCTTATGCAAGAAACTAAATACATGCAACTGACCATATATCTTCAAAAGCTAAGCTAAACTTTCATACCCAAAACAAAACGAAAAAAAAAAAAAACTAAAAACAAAACAAAACTAAACTAAAACATTACGCCCAATACCGTTTGGTCTAGTTGCATAAGTCTCTTCTTATAAATGAAATGTTGTGAGTTCGACTCACATTATATTATTGTAGCACATTAATTATGTATTTGACAACAACAACAACAACAACAACAACAAAAAACTAAAACATTACATGACCACAGGATGATAAAATACAAGCATAAAAGTAGAGACATCATGATCGATGCTGAAACCATTTTGGTTTTCAAGTACTCATGGAAATTTGAAATATAATAGTGGAGCATTTAGACACGAAGAGAATTGAACTCTCAGAAGCTATACACAAAGGAAAATTCTACAATGTGCTTATGCATGTGAATGATATAATGCATCAACTTTGTAAATTGAGTCCTTAAACTAGTAATATTAGTCCTCGAAGTTGTAATATGAGTCCTTAAAGTTGTAAAATTTTCTAGTTACAACATTAGTCATCATGTGTGCTTAAAGTGGTAATTAAGTTCTCAAAGTGATTAAAAAAAAATTGTTACAACTTTTAGGACTATTACAACTTTGAGAACTCAATTATCACTTTAAGGACTGATGTTGTAACTAATTTTTTTTTACAACTTTGAGGACTAATATTACTACTTTGAAGACTTATTTTACAACTTGAGAACAAAGTTAATGCATCACATGCATTAACACACCCTAACCTTACCCATACACAAAAGATTAGAAATAGTAACATGGTCTAATCTTGCTGAGAAAATTCTGGGGAAGTAATCAATTTATGCAAGTTGCGACCATAATATTACCCTTGGCATTGTGTTGCTTGAAGCTAATGTTGATTCAGTTATTATTTAGCTACAATTGTTTAGCTACGTAGAGAGTTATTATTTTCTGGAATTAATCAAATTAGCCTCATCTAACTCAATTCTCACTCAAATGCAAGTCTTTAATTACGAGACAAGCTATTGTACTGGGATGTATATCTTATTTTTATTTTACATATACTTGAACAAAAATTACAATGTTATGAATCAAATTACAACATTGAGAACAAATTTAGCAAATTTATTTACACTATTTACATGAAGTTAAACAAAATTACAACTATGAGAACAATTTGTTCAAAAGGTTGTAAAATGGTTGTACATTTTGTAATTACAATTATTATAACAAGATTACAAATAATACGACTCAGTATTACCACTTTGACTACAAATATGTTGTCACATTTGTAAATGTAGGTATCACATACGGGTAGATACCATAGAATTTCCCCTTTAATTACATAATATTTGTTTTTTATTTATCAAACAAACAACTGAAATACTACAACAAGTTTACATAAAAGGGACTGATGTCATTAGACCAAATGATACTGGACAATTACACAATATTAAGCATTATGAATCTGACCTAATTTTCTGCTAGTTTATAAAATGTAAAATAGAATCAAAACGAGAATGCATAGACAAAAGATATATCTCATGATCAGAGGGACTTAATTTCAAATAAAATAACTCTTACAAGTAACGATAGCCCCAAAGCCCCCAACAACCAAACCATATTGTTCAATACTGTATGGCAAGCACTGTCATTTTCCATAGGACATATTGTCACATCCAAGACTTAGTACCATATTATATAGAATTAAGTATGAAATTCCATGTTTTTATATATTGATTGAAAATCTTGTCCCACTTAAATTCAAATGTCAGTCCATTTTCTTTTCAAATTAACCAATAAACAAACTAGACACAGCAGATTTCAAAAATAGAAACTGCTGACTATTCTCTCACGCCCAAATCCTAACTTGGATTTGGTCTATCTTCAAAAAATAAAAAATAAAACTTGGATTTGGTCTTGCTAAGAATAAAGAAAAATCCACCATGAAATTTGTGCTCATGCAGAGTCATGCTTCACTGAAATTTGAATCCTTAGACAGAAGAAAACCCATCAACCACCCCAATTATATTATAAATTTTCCTCTCTAATTTAATACTCCCAATAAAAAAACACAAAAATCTACCTGAAAAATCTAAGAAGTAATCATAACAGAATATGTTGAACTCATCCAAAGCCTGTAATCAACAAACTCGTCAGAGAGTTCAGACTGCCCAAACCATGAAACCTCACTCTCTAGCTCTCTTTCTCTCTATCCCTTACAAATTTGTATGGAAGTGAATGAATGAAAATTCCATGGCAACCTCTGCAAGGTTCTTGTCTTGGTTAGCAAACAAAATCTGGGATTTCAGAAGAAGTGATCATATCATATCATGTCATATATTAATACAAAACTTAATAGAGCACCGAAACTGACATTTTTGAGTCTTTGATGATAACTAAGTGAACAAATTAAATTTAAAATACCCTATGCTTTTAGTTTTGGTAATTGTCTGGATGAGTACCACTTGATTTTAAACTAGGGGAAGAAGTCCATGCCAAGATGGATTTCCAAGTCCATTCCAAGATGGATTTCCAAGTCCATTCCAGCTCTCTCTTCCTGAATTATCAAACTCATGATGAACACCACTGCCGCCACCACCACCACCCATGTTTAAGTTGTGATGATCTCCATTGTTCATCTGCCATGGAAATCCCCACAAGACTTTGTTGTTGTTGGTCTCAATATCCCTGCTCAGCTCTTGCTTCATAGTTGTGACTGTCACAGCTGTTGTGGCTGCTACATTGCTCAATTCCTCATATGGGTGCAGCCCCATTTCTCCGCAAACCCCATTGTCCATTTCCACCTCACCCACCATGTTGTTGCCCCCATTTGATCCAAACCCATAATACAAATTGTTTGGGAAGCCATTGTTATGGGTTTCGAGAAACCCGGTCCGCAGAGCATCGAGAAACCCTGGCGATGGTGACGCAGATGAACTGTTCGACAAAATGTCGCTCTGGGAATTGGTGGTTGGGTTCGCTAACATGGATAGGTGATCATCGAAACCCATCTGCCCACATGACCTCTGGAGCCTAGCAAAGGCAAGACTGAGGTCATTTGAGTCGTAGGAGAGTGTTGGGAGCAGCGGGTTGGAGTTGGGAGTGAGTGGCTGTTGAGGGTCTTGCGACGATCGTTTCGAAGAGGATCTCTTGTTCTTACGGCAGCCACCGCCCACCGGAACGTTGCGCAGCGTGCCGCCTTTGGTCCAGTACCTCCTGCAGGACTTGCAGAAGTACCTGGGCTGAGTGAGGC from Fragaria vesca subsp. vesca linkage group LG3, FraVesHawaii_1.0, whole genome shotgun sequence harbors:
- the LOC101303309 gene encoding 40S ribosomal protein S23-like encodes the protein MGKTRGMGAARKLKNHRRRQRWADKSYKKSHLGNEWKKPFAGSSHAKGIVLEKIGIEAKQPNSAIRKCARVQLIKNGKKIAAFVPNDGCLNYIEENDEVLIAGFGRKGHAVGDIPGVRFKVVKVSGVSLLALFKEKKEKPRS
- the LOC101292202 gene encoding putative pentatricopeptide repeat-containing protein At1g12700, mitochondrial-like — translated: MMIMRGSSRGRRGMPFRLFDDLVSHNSALFHSQTSKPKSTTTQVAQIGTELNISNLEYARKVFNELLHRRPRPSVVLFNQVLCQVVELKHYAEAITLFQQMRLSGISPSNYSLNILMNCYSHLNRVGFSLSVLGLFFKSGLQPDDTTFTTLIKGFLLQNREANAALVFRKMVEAGIQPNVFTFGKLIKRLCSKGNNVAAIQLLRRMEGGPCKPDVVVYSMIIDSLCKNAMIVDALNLFSEMLSKRITPNVITYTSLIDGLCKVGHWKQATRLLNEMVSRNIIPNVHTFGLLVDSFCKAGKVLEAETVIQMMIRTDMEPNVVTYNSLMDGYCLCGEMSKAKVVFDRMVSNGYLVNVHSYNILIHGYCKQKEIDEATILFQEMSHKGIVPNTVSYNTLVDGFCKVGRIQSAKKLFSDIQACGQLPDVQTYAILLEGICKNQQLSMAVELVREMEGKKLYLDIVVYNTLIQGLCKDGQIEYAKEVFCGLSSRGLQPDVRTYNILIKGLCHGGLMSDAVKLLKEMEEKGYRPDGCTYNMFILGLIKDNETVRAKKLIQHMVESGFPADATVGLIAEFFPKVKGYRLDGYNTFILGLIKNKRQYGQRNLFNIWWRGVSLQMLLRD
- the LOC101303595 gene encoding dof zinc finger protein DOF2.1-like, producing MDPSSGQQHHQEMQAHNSLDMLVCSKSQQQSADQRKPRPQPDQALKCPRCDSTNTKFCYYNNYSLTQPRYFCKSCRRYWTKGGTLRNVPVGGGCRKNKRSSSKRSSQDPQQPLTPNSNPLLPTLSYDSNDLSLAFARLQRSCGQMGFDDHLSMLANPTTNSQSDILSNSSSASPSPGFLDALRTGFLETHNNGFPNNLYYGFGSNGGNNMVGEVEMDNGVCGEMGLHPYEELSNVAATTAVTVTTMKQELSRDIETNNNKVLWGFPWQMNNGDHHNLNMGGGGGGSGVHHEFDNSGRESWNGLGNPSWNGLGNPSWHGLLPLV